Proteins co-encoded in one Fusarium fujikuroi IMI 58289 draft genome, chromosome FFUJ_chr06 genomic window:
- a CDS encoding probable monosaccharide transporter, with translation MGVEDHNEERRGSVALQTADNVEQIEAPVTWKAYMMCAFASFGGIFFGYDPGYINGVNGSKFFIHQVEGAGADSLSESHTSLITSILSCGTFFGALIAGDLADRMGRKWTVITGCFIYAIGVVIQMITGHGDALACIVVGRLIAGIGVGFESAIVILYMSEICPKKVRGALVAGYQFCITIGLLLAACVVYGTENFDSMKSYQIPIGLQFPWAVILAGGLFFLPDSPRYFVKRGRIEDAIDALSKVRGQPKDSKYVQSEIAEIVANEEYERQIIPSTSFIGSWANCFKGSLWDGKSNLRRTILGTSMQMMQQWTGVNFIFYYSTPFLQSTGAIDNVFLISLVFTLVNVCSTPLSFWTVERFGRRSILLIGAFGMLICQFLVAIIGVTVGFNHTHSSPTADEPDRMIANNISAVNAQIAFIAIFIFWFASTWGPGAWIVIGEIFPIPIRSRGVGLSTASNWLWNTIIAVITPYMVGKNRGNLRSSVFFIWGGLCTCAFVYTYFLVPETKGLSLEQVDKMMEETTPRTSAKWRPHTTFAQTMGAGEVKHVPKTEHDDNV, from the exons ATGGGCGTTGAAGATCACAACGAGGAGCGTCGCGGCTCCGTCGCCCTCCAGACTGCCGACAATGTCGAGCAGATCGAGGCCCCCGTCACCTGGAAGGCCTACATGATGTGCGCTTTCGCGTCCTTCGGTGGTATCTTCTTTGGCTACGATCCCGGATACATCAACGGTGTCAATGGCTCCAAGTTCTTCATCCACCAGGTCGAGGGCGCTGGTGCCGACAGCCTCAGCGAGAGCCACACGTCTCTCATCACCTCTATCCTCTCCTGCGGTACCTTCTTTGGTGCCCTCATCGCTGGTGATCTTGCTGACCGCATGGGTCGCAAGTGGACTGTCATTACTGGTTGCTTTATCTACGCTATTGGTGTTGTTATTCAGATGATTACTGGTCATGGTGATGCTCTTGCTTGCATCGTTGTCGGTCGTCTCATTGCCGGTATCGGTGTCGGTTTCGAGTCTGCCATTGTCATTCTGTACATGTCTGAGATT TGCCCCAAGAAGGTTCGTGGTGCTCTCGTCGCCGGTTACCAATTCTGCATCACCATCGGTCTCCTCCTCGCTGCCTGTGTCGTCTACGGAACCGAGAACTTCGACAGCATGAAGTCCTACCAGATCCCCATCGGTCTCCAGTTCCCCTGGGCCGTCATCCTCGCCGgtggtctcttcttcctccccgaCTCTCCCCGATACTTCGTCAAGCGTGGCCGCATTGAAGACGCCATCGACGCCCTTTCCAAGGTCCGAGGCCAGCCTAAGGACTCCAAGTACGTCCAGTCTGAGATCGCCGAGATCGTCGCCAACGAGGAGTACGAGCGCCAGATCATCCCTTCGACATCCTTTATCGGCAGCTGGGCCAACTGCTTCAAGGGCAGCCTCTGGGATGGCAAGTCTAACCTCCGCCGAACTATCCTCGGTACTTCTATGCAGATGATGCAGCAATG GACCGgtgtcaacttcatcttctaCTACTCTACCCCCTTCCTCCAGTCCACTGGTGCTATCGACaacgtcttcctcatctctctCGTCTTCACCCTCGTCAACGTCTGCTCTACTCCTCTCTCCTTCTGGACCGTTGAGAGATTCGGTCGCCGaagcatcctcctcatcggtgCCTTCGGTATGCTTATCTGCCAGTTCCTCGTCGCCATCATTGGTGTCACCGTCGGCTTCAACCACACTCACTCCTCCCCTACCGCTGATGAGCCCGACCGCATGATCGCCAACAACATCAGCGCCGTCAACGCCCAGATCGCCTTtatcgccatcttcatcttctggtTCGCCTCCACCTGGGGCCCTGGTGCCTGGATCGTCATCGGCGAGATCTTCCCCATCCCCATCCGATCTCGCGGTGTCGGTCTGTCCACCGCCTCCAACTGGCTCTGgaacaccatcatcgccgtcatCACCCCCTACATGGTCGGCAAGAACCGTGGCAACCTCAGGTcctccgtcttcttcatctggggCGGTCTCTGCACCTGCGCCTTCGTCTACACCTACTTCCTCGTCCCCGAGACCAAGGGCCTGTCTCTCGAGCAGGTTGAtaagatgatggaggagacCACTCCCCGAACCTCTGCTAAGTGGCGTCCTCACACCACCTTCGCCCAGACCATGGGTGCTGGTGAGGTCAAGCATGTCCCCAAGACTGAGCATGATGACAACGTCTAA